In the Arachis hypogaea cultivar Tifrunner chromosome 20, arahy.Tifrunner.gnm2.J5K5, whole genome shotgun sequence genome, TGTCTTCTTATCACCCTTTCAtaactttttctttaaattttaaaatcacgtTTATTCTTTTGTTAGAGATAATTCTCTTCAAATATTATCATTTGACatccaataaaaaatataacctttttaatattaattattctaAACTATTTAGTGTGTCtttggattacagtttacaaacagaaatttgtataaaattgattttacaaatttgattttgatgaaaagtaagtttgtgttaagtaatttatatttgacaatctttatattaaaattgattatagtaaaagaaaaatattgtttggattacattactcaaaattatttttagataaaaaattactaaaatagacatcaacttaaataatttttgtatattatcttatcattttaatttagatatctgaataaatattattaattaattttataataaaattaatatttatatattaaaataaaaataacatataaaaattggtaatgattgaaataaataaaaaaaaattaaaactgctTCTTCTCTTCCAAATACTACATCAAACTAAAAatcatataatattaattaatggattttttatattataaactctctgttttttttttttttttttcaagactaACTTTATGCGCTCCTCAACTTGCAATATTAGCAGTAACAGGACCTTGTCTATTCCTGTTAATAATCTTAATCAAAGTTGTGGAAATAACAATAATGATTTAGTTGTGTGTCTTAGGTGAGATTTTAACATTATTGTGGTCGATATCATCAACACGCCTGCAACAATGACGTTGTATAATATGTACAGATGCAAGATGTCCATACATCTTTGTCAACTTCCAACTTGTCGATTCCTCAGAGTTGAAGATTCTTGCCTTCTCATCCAACCTTATAATATAAACAATCTCCATTTGAAGCACAAAAAGGTTTGGTTACTTATTCAGAGGAAATGGGAGCAGCAACAGCAGTGGAAAGAACTCGCAGCAGAAAGAAGGCATCATCGAGAGGACACCACAAATTTGTAGGTGTTCGTCAGAGGCCATCAGGGAGATGGGTGGCTGAGATCAAAGATTCGTTGCAGAAGGTTAGACTCTGGCTCGGAACCTTCGACACGGCTGAAGACGCCGCTAGAGCTTATGACACTGCTGCCAGAGCCTTAAGAGGTGTCAATGCAAGGACAAACTTTGACTTGCCTGCTGCAGAGTCTGGTGGCGCCGCTGCTTCGAAGCGCGGCGCCGGTTCCGGCTTCATTCCTGATTGCACTGAGCCTTTTTCATTTGAGGATTCCAGTGAGGCTGTGGCTGATGGAGATGGCCTTCTTGGTGCACTCAAGGCTAAACTTTTTGATGTAAAGGGCGGAGGAGGGAGGTTTCCTCCGCCGGTTGTTCAATCAAGCATGGTTTCAAGGTCaactcagaatcagaatcagaatcagaatcagaactGTTCTGTGAAGAATAAAGAGTTGTTTTCTTCATCAGTAGTAATGCTCCCTAATAAGatgaataattataataataataataatgccaaTTGCAGCAGCACTTGTAGTTTGCCATGTTTGATTAGTACTTCATCAAACACTTGTTCTAAGAGTGGGATCATGATCCCTGCTAATGCTAATCATGATGATCATGAAGGAACTTTTAATagctctcatcatcatcatcaacaatttTGTCAAACCCCATCACCTATGACAACATGGTCAAATAATGAAGTATCATATGATCAATTACCATGGACTCATCATCAAGAGAATGGTTTTCTTGCATCTTCAAGCACAGCTACTCTTACATGGCCTAATCATCTCTCAGGGGTAAATGAGTCAAATACTGTAGATAATATGGGATATAATACAGATTATCATAATCCTGGAACATCAAATAGCAGCAGGAATAACAGTAGTATGCAATTTCCTCTGATTGGTGGAGTAAGCAATGAAGGATTTTGGACAATGGAGCAGCAACAATTTCTGCAATGTGAAGGCTCCAATTGGTTTTCTTCTAATGGATATTGGGATCCTCTTCTCTTTGTGCCCTCTGATCTATAGCTTTATTATTACTATTGTTAATATGCTATATTTTTCAATTCTTAATCTTGATATATTGTTATTAGTTTTATTCTTTTATGATTAGATATTATAGAataactttttctttgttttttgttcaAAGATTCACCAAAATTTCTACAATAATGAAAGTGAAGTAGAAGTGTAGAACGGTATGCTTGTTCATGAAGTCATAATTGTCATTGTGGATGAAACTCATCCCTTGAAATATCCatgatgaaattttaaattatgtatttCAATTTCCCCCCTAAGTTATTAGAGCATCAAAAAGTTACATATATTATTATGatacttctttattttattaaatgcTTCATTGAGAGaaacaaatacaataataattaaacacAACTTGATCAGTCTTTAGATATAATTCaacggtggaaactcaggtgcagtcgacttcacgtgaagttaatagttgagaaccgttagatgaaaatttagtcaaatcagtcaaattatctaacggctctccgctatcaacttcacgtgaagtcgaatgcacctgagttttcacctaattCATTACATGATTTCAGTATTTTAACTTATGGGTCCTAAAACCTCATAACATTAACTCATAAGTCCTGACAATACATTGAAGGAATGTTAGTGCTGAAGATGCCCTGATTTATTCGAATTATAGGTTCTAGTTTTCATCAAATTTGTTGTCCAACAATTCATTGATTCCACCAGCTCCCCCTTTTATCAAGTTTCCTGTCTAAGATTTAAGATACTCAAATAACAGCTCAagctttaatttattcttttcatCATCTTCGGATGTATCACACCTTTTGGTACGATGAGATAAAGACAACATCCAACAGGGGAATTGATACAAACTATACAAGCTAGTTACCTaaaattctttttcttgcttGGTTTTATGCCAATGTATTATCTATCTAATTCATTATTAAATTTCATTTACAACTTTGCTATTCTTTGTGAATTTGTTTTCATGAGATGAAGTAGTTTTCATCCCTCAACcaagaataaaattttgagtCCAAAATATCAAAATACACAATACTCTCAGGTCCATGGATAAAATTGTTATATATCTTGGTAGAAATTCACATGCACTTGTCTTCACGTGAAGTCCATGGTAAAAAATCGTTAGATGACAAGTTAGGCAAACCTGTCAAATCACCCGACGATTTTCGATTATCAATTTTACATAAAGACAACTGCATACGAGTCTTCACCGTATATTTATGATATACatattatatgattttttttttgaaaaaaaaaagaaaaaaaaaacatttcccCTTGTATGACAAACACTATGAGAGGAGGCTATCATAAATTCTTGAAGAGACACAATCTGTGGTCAACACTGTTaacatttcttttttcttcttttttccagTGTTATGTATGTGGTGGTGTATGGGAATCTAATTAAGTTGCAGCCTGCCCTCTAAGGGAAGCAAGTGGAGGTGCACATATCTTAGATATCAATCTCAAtatgttataaataataaatgaaGGGGTCTCTTAATATTCACAGATTAAAGAATTGGGGAAATAGTTGAAGGAAGCCTGAAGAAGGAACCTCATCCAGAAAAAGCATCAATGCATGACacgcatatatatataatatataatatataatatatatgttatgCAAATCAATTATTTCACTCATCACTTAGAAAAGccaatatgcaaatgcaatagaGTCCTATACAATAATTAGCAAATTAAATGGTGAAATAAAGAACATTTATTCTTCAAAttgattctcaaaattaatttttttttaagttagttaaattagtcggatgaaaagacaccacatccaactcaaaatcttGAAGTGTCAAGTTAAtgtgtctctcatcttataaactcctcactcttccttgcttttttTGATGTGAGACTAAATTCAAcattcctcacacttgcaacactaacacaTTGTGCCACTTACATGACCAAATCCAACTCTCAAATATGTAGGCCATGCATGCTTGGCCCCCGAGGATAATCTtattacatttaaaatatttatagtgaATCAAAGAATATGTCATTTTCATCATGTCATATCTTAATTATCCAAAAGATATgagcaaaattaaattaaattaaatctccAACATCTTTCAACTGCAAATTCCCTCTGAATACTTAAAGTATAGGCAAAGAATGAATTGGTGGAATGTCATGTTTAAAAAGAAGTCATTCTTTATATTTGTTAATAAGCACTTTAAAGACATAAACTTGACCACACaatttaagtaattaatattcAAAAAGTGTGAAAAGAAAGTGGTGtaaataacatttatttttttttttaaaaaaaaaaagttgataatTATTTAACAAGTGAGAATAATTTACATTTACTTACGTGCAAATAATTAAACTCTAAATAAATTTTGTATGAATCTACATTAAAGAATCTAATTCCTAAGGTAAGCCACTGGAAATTTTCGAACTTCAAACATCTTTAATTTGATCCTTaattactaaatttaaaaaagtcTCCCATGCTTTACACACCACTAATATTCTTTTGGTTTTTGAAGTGATTTAAATAGCTCTGAGATTTGACAAATTGTTCTGGCTCTGCATTTCTCTGCTCAATCTATtccaaaagataataaaaaaaggaaGAGTATTAGATGCCATGTGCATGAGAGATTGAGAGGGGGAGAAGCACCATTTCTTCTAATcaca is a window encoding:
- the LOC112784088 gene encoding uncharacterized protein; the protein is MGAATAVERTRSRKKASSRGHHKFVGVRQRPSGRWVAEIKDSLQKVRLWLGTFDTAEDAARAYDTAARALRGVNARTNFDLPAAESGGAAASKRGAGSGFIPDCTEPFSFEDSSEAVADGDGLLGALKAKLFDVKGGGGRFPPPVVQSSMVSRSTQNQNQNQNQNCSVKNKELFSSSVVMLPNKMNNYNNNNNANCSSTCSLPCLISTSSNTCSKSGIMIPANANHDDHEGTFNSSHHHHQQFCQTPSPMTTWSNNEVSYDQLPWTHHQENGFLASSSTATLTWPNHLSGVNESNTVDNMGYNTDYHNPGTSNSSRNNSSMQFPLIGGVSNEGFWTMEQQQFLQCEGSNWFSSNGYWDPLLFVPSDL